The genomic stretch CATACTTTATATTTTGGTCAAgcacttgatttttttttggtcaaataaaaaaaaaaaaaaaaactttactcAGCCAAAACAGTTTCGACATCCCTACCCAGCAGCAGTCcggcctcctcctcctctgctcTCACTCTGTAagtccttcttcttcttcttccttaaaattagggttttactTAATCTCCTAATTATGTTTTCGGGAATCAATTAACTTGTAGGAGTCAATTTGTTTCAGTTAATACTCTGTGCATGTATAGGTTCATATTTCAGCAGCTTCCCTAAAAGTAACAGGATCGATAAACTGACTTGTTTATTTGACTGACTGACATGGTTGGTGTGATTTGTTGCTTTAGTAAACCACAACTTAAACtagttttatattgtttttcgATTCCACggttgtttgttgttgttgtttttttttttttttttttgagttttgctAATGTATAAGTGTGCATTTTGAGGTGTAAGGCTCGTTACGCTCCCTCGAGTAGGCTTatgttttcttgatttttttttgtttcctgcTTGTCAATGAAATTCACTCGTGCGTGTCATAATACCGTTGGATTTGTATTGGGGAGATGATTAACAAAATAGTCTTTTTAATGTCCCGTCTGTCAAGTAAATTATGAAGATGAATAGAAATGATCAATGTGACAGTCTTAAAAGTAGCAATTATCAAtgagtttaagtgtttcatCAGTGTAGGGAAACAGTTCCTTTTTGAATTGGCAGTAGCCATCATGTGTTAAAATAAGTTGAAGGAGTGAAATAATGTATGTTGGGTGATTTATCCATTACGTTTACtgttttttgaaaacaattttataCTTTCTCTAATTACAAATTTGGAACTCTTGTATATAACTTTTGTTTATAAGATTACATCAGTCTATGAGCATGCCAGTATGCATgtatgtaatatatatgtatgtatttgtaTCATGTGTATGTTAAAGTTGTGCTCACTGCCCAGAATTTTCTGCAATATCTGTAGGAAGCTTGTAAGGTATAGTATTTGGAAGCAAAGATGCAGGCTTGTAGTGGAGCTGCAGTGATGGGTTCTCTCCAACAGCCCACTTGGACCAAAGGAACAATTTTTCCAAACAAGGGGCTTACCGGTAGTGGATTTTCACATCAACTAAAGCTCAATTGTGTGAAGCCCGTTAGATCTTCTTCTTACATTGAAGGAAGTTTGGTTGCTGGAAGGCCGTCCTCTTCTGTCTCTGTGCCTATGCCTGAAATTGGCGGTAGTTATACTCCAAACTTTGAACTGATCTCAGTACCTTCTATTTATTTATGGTTCCATttgtaaatattaataaaatgcaTGTTAAATTTCTGTTCTGAGAAGTCTGTGGCAGGAATTGTTCtggttttttaaattctatggtgttataatttaattttgatttcagTTTCTCTTAAGAATACAAAAATCGAAAAGACCATCATTTTGCTTAGCAtctgccagaatggtattccaTTATATTGCTTGGATTTGGTGCTGTGTGTATTTATTTTTGGAGTTTTCTTAGTATCTACTTAGTATAACAACAACTACagcaacaacaaagccttatcccattAAGTGCAGtcagctgtatgaatcctatGAGAATGAATATTGACTTAGTATaactaaaaaatttcattactcAGTTCTATGACAAAACCATCCTTATGAATACACATCTTTAATAGAACCATATGTTCCGGCTGTATTTTCCCAACTTCTGATGTAGTATGAAAGGAATCATTGGTTAGTAGCAGGAATTATGTCTGACTTGTTCATGAATTGTATTTTTTGATTTACAGGTAATGGAAGCAGTTTTGTAGACAATGGGTTAAGCGAGGCTGACCCTGAGGTGCGTGCTATTATTGATATGGAGAAGCAGCGACAGTTCAAGAGTCTTGAGCTTATTGCCTCAGAAAATTTTACTTATCGGGCAGTGATGGAGGCAGTTGGCTCATGTCTCACGAACAAGTATTCAGAAGGATTACCAGGTAAAAGGTACAGATACCAAGACTCAGAGTAATGTGAGTTGAGTAGGGACCTtccattaaaattatttttcttggtGTAGCTCATCGTTTGATTGTACATATCAGGTACTACGGTGGAAATGAGCATATTGATGAGCTTGAAACACTTTGCCAAAGGAGGGCTCTTGATGCATTTCACTTAGATGGAAAGAAGTGGGGTGTTAATGTTCAACCATTATCTGGTTCTCCTGCTAATTTTGAGGTTTATACCGCAATTCTTAAACCTCATGATCGTCTCATGGTAAGTTATCCTCTTGGGTTTGGTTTACTCTTTTTATTGGTGGCTACTGGCTACTAACATGTGCATGCATCTTAGGGTTTGGACTTGTCTCACGGAGGACATTTGTCTCATGGTTTCATGACTCCTAAAAGACGGGTATCAGGCACATCCATTTATTTTGAGTCCATGTCGTATCGACTCAATGAATCCACAGGTGCTGCATTTTGTTTCTAGATAAGACTATGTTGCCTTTCAGATTTGTTAAGGGTGTAATTGTTATTCTTTGGAATgatgttggattttttttcgtaacaaaaaacaaaacgcAGGTCTGGTTGATTATGACAAGCTTGAGGAAATGGCTGACCGATTTAAACCAAAACTCATTATTGCCGGGGCTAGTGCTTATCCTCGAGATTTTGACTATCCTCGCATGAGGAAGGTTAGTATTTTATGTATTCATTCTatctaaattaatttaattcgtGTAATGGATATGGAGTTCATTATCATTTACAAGCTTGTGTTTTTTCTTTGGCAACTAATGAATTACATCTAATGTTCATGGGAAGATTGCGGATTCTGTCGGTGCTTTTCTTATGATGGATATGGCTCACATAAGTGGGCTTGTTGCTGCTTCTGTGCTTGCAAATCCCTTTGACTACTGTGATATTGTGACCACAACAACACACAAGGTattgttcaaacttcaaactcaTGTATTTATATCTTACTAGATTTTTCcaagttaaaaaaattacacttgAATGGACTCGTAGACATGCG from Pyrus communis chromosome 7, drPyrComm1.1, whole genome shotgun sequence encodes the following:
- the LOC137739115 gene encoding serine hydroxymethyltransferase 3, chloroplastic-like is translated as MQACSGAAVMGSLQQPTWTKGTIFPNKGLTGSGFSHQLKLNCVKPVRSSSYIEGSLVAGRPSSSVSVPMPEIGGNGSSFVDNGLSEADPEVRAIIDMEKQRQFKSLELIASENFTYRAVMEAVGSCLTNKYSEGLPGKRYYGGNEHIDELETLCQRRALDAFHLDGKKWGVNVQPLSGSPANFEVYTAILKPHDRLMGLDLSHGGHLSHGFMTPKRRVSGTSIYFESMSYRLNESTGLVDYDKLEEMADRFKPKLIIAGASAYPRDFDYPRMRKIADSVGAFLMMDMAHISGLVAASVLANPFDYCDIVTTTTHKSLRGPRGGMIFFKKDTVLGVDLETAINNAVFPGLQGGPHNHTIGGLAVCLKYAQSPEFKAYQNQVVSNCRALASRLTELGYKLVSGGSDNHLVLVDLRPLGIDGARVEKILDMASITLNKNSVPGDKSAVVPGGIRIGSPAMTTRGFTEKEFIAVADYIHEGVQITIDAKRAASGSKLQDFMKFVASPEFSLKDRVSDLQRRVEALTTQFPLPGV